The following proteins are encoded in a genomic region of Labeo rohita strain BAU-BD-2019 chromosome 5, IGBB_LRoh.1.0, whole genome shotgun sequence:
- the slc25a11 gene encoding mitochondrial 2-oxoglutarate/malate carrier protein produces the protein MAAAADTAKAKPKTSPKSIKFLFGGLAGMGATVFVQPLDLVKNRMQLSGQGSKAREYRTSFHAVASILRNEGIRGIYTGLSAGLLRQATYTTTRLGIYTVLFERMSKADGTPPNFFMKALIGMTAGATGAFVGTPAEVALIRMTADGRLPPDQRRGYTNVFNALIRITREEGVTTLWRGCIPTMARAVVVNAAQLASYSQSKQALLDSGYFRDDILCHFCASMISGLVTTAASMPVDIVKTRIQNMRMIDGKPEYKNGLDVLVKVIRKEGFFSLWKGFTPYYARLGPHTVLTFIFLEQMNKFYKIYFLDS, from the exons ATGGCAGCCGCAGCGGACACGGCTAAGGCCAAGCCCAAAACATCGCCCAAATCTATTAAGTTCCTTTTCGGTGGCTTGGCTGG GATGGGCGCCACAGTGTTTGTGCAGCCTCTGGATCTGGTGAAGAACCGAATGCAGCTGAGCGGGCAGGGCTCCAAGGCTCGTGAATACAGGACCAGCTTCCATGCCGTGGCCAGCATCCTTCGCAACGAGGGCATCCGCGGCATCTACACCGG ACTTTCTGCAGGTCTGTTGAGACAGGCTACCTATACCACGACCCGTTTGGGCATTTACACGGTTCTGTTTGAGCGCATGTCCAAAGCTGACGGCACACCGCCCAACTTCTTCATGAAGGCTCTTATCGGAATGACCGCTGGGGCCACGGGGGCGTTCGTCGGGACTCCGGCTGAAGTGGCGCTTATTCGAATGACGGCTGATGGGAG GTTGCCTCCAGATCAGAGGAGGGGTTACACTAATGTGTTTAATGCCCTCATCAGAATCACTAGAGAGGAGGGAGTCACCACACTCTGGAGg GGTTGCATACCCACCATGGCCAGAGCAGTTGTTGTGAACGCAGCCCAACTCGCTTCATATTCCCAGTCCAAACAAGCGCTGTTGGACTCTG GATATTTCAGAGATGATATCCTGTGTCATTTCTGTGCCAGTATGATCAGTGGACTGGTCACCACTGCCGCCTCCATGCCAGTAGACATTGTTAAGACCAG AATCCAGAACATGAGAATGATTGATGGGAAGCCTGAGTACAAGAATGGTTTG GATGTATTGGTGAAAGTCATAAGGAAGGAAGGATTCTTCAGTCTGTGGAAGGGTTTTACTCCTTATTACGCTCGTCTCGGGCCACACACAGTTCTCACCTTCATCTTCCTGGAGCAGATGAACAAATTCTACAAGATCTATTTCCTTGACTCCTAG